In Xiphophorus hellerii strain 12219 chromosome 4, Xiphophorus_hellerii-4.1, whole genome shotgun sequence, a single genomic region encodes these proteins:
- the LOC116719264 gene encoding zinc finger protein 319-like: MTEAWQQQQQQHAVAPPSVVHTLPQAGDNSLSCTVYGVVLQPDASLQQPQHPQQHVVQAQQASLQVGADRGHKCGACGHDISHLANPHEHQCMVTQDRSFQCTQCMKIFSQATDLLEHQCVQVEQKPFVCGVCKMGFSLLTSLAQHHNSHGNNPMKCSICEKTYRPGSGNVTPTSSAANPQQPSSGETSGGGAVISAASPPTFEASAPDRPYKCSVCHKSFRHLSELTRHERIHTGEKPYKCDTCDKSFSQSSHLAHHQRTHSSERPYKCAVCEKSFKHRSHLVRHMYAHSGEHLFKCNLCEMHFKESSELLHHQCQPESERPFRCGSCGKSFKRPSDLRQHERTHSEERPFQCDECQMSFKQQYALVRHRRTHKNPADRPFKCNLCDKGFLQPSHLLYHQQVHGMESLFKCASCQKSFSQSGELLRHKCGGEVEKPYKCDVCGKGYKKNSTLQRHQSTHCTEKPLKCSLCDKRFVSSSEFVQHRCDPTREKPLKCPDCEKRFRYSSELQRHRRVHTGEKPFKCANCDKSFKQREHLAKHQSVHSRETQFKCVWCGERFVDLTALQEHTVQHTAENENFPEAPCIQ; encoded by the coding sequence ATGACGGAGgcatggcagcagcagcagcagcagcatgcagTGGCTCCACCCTCTGTTGTGCACACTCTCCCTCAGGCAGGCGACAACTCTCTGAGCTGCACCGTGTACGGTGTCGTCCTGCAGCCGGACGCCTCCCTGCAGCAGCCGCAGCATCCGCAGCAGCACGTCGTCCAAGCGCAGCAGGCCTCCTTGCAGGTAGGGGCCGACAGAGGGCATAAATGCGGAGCCTGTGGCCACGACATTTCCCACCTGGCCAACCCACACGAGCACCAGTGCATGGTGACGCAGGACCGCTCGTTCCAGTGCACGCAGTGTATGAAGATCTTCAGCCAGGCGACCGACTTGTTGGAGCACCAGTGCGTTCAGGTGGAGCAGAAGCCGTTCGTGTGCGGCGTCTGCAAAATGGGCTTCTCGTTGCTTACTTCGCTGGCACAGCATCACAACTCGCACGGTAACAACCCGATGAAGTGCTCCATCTGCGAGAAGACGTACCGGCCGGGCTCCGGGAACGTCACGCCCACCTCGTCCGCCGCCAACCCCCAGCAGCCCTCCAGCGGCGAGACTTCCGGCGGTGGCGCGGTCATCAGTGCCGCCTCACCGCCAACGTTCGAGGCATCCGCGCCCGACCGGCCGTACAAGTGTTCCGTGTGCCACAAGTCCTTTCGCCATCTGTCGGAGCTAACGCGCCATGAGCGGATACACACGGGGGAGAAGCCGTACAAATGCGACACGTGCGACAAAAGCTTCAGCCAGTCATCGCATCTGGCGCACCATCAGCGCACGCACAGCTCTGAGCGGCCGTACAAGTGCGCCGTGTGCGAGAAGAGCTTCAAGCACCGCTCCCACCTGGTGCGGCACATGTACGCGCACTCAGGTGAGCACCTGTTCAAGTGCAATTTATGCGAGATGCACTTCAAAGAGTCGTCGGAGCTCCTGCACCACCAGTGCCAGCCGGAGAGCGAGAGGCCGTTCCGCTGCGGCTCGTGCGGGAAGAGCTTCAAGCGGCCGTCCGACCTGCGGCAGCACGAGCGCACGCACTCCGAGGAGCGGCCTTTCCAATGCGACGAGTGCCAGATGAGCTTCAAGCAGCAGTACGCGCTGGTGCGCCACCGCCGCACGCACAAGAACCCCGCCGACCGGCCGTTCAAGTGCAACCTCTGCGACAAGGGCTTCCTGCAGCCGTCGCATCTGCTCTACCACCAGCAGGTCCACGGCATGGAGTCGCTCTTCAAATGTGCGTCCTGCCAGAAGTCCTTCAGCCAGTCGGGGGAGCTGTTGCGGCATAAATGTGGCGGTGAGGTGGAAAAGCCTTACAAATGCGACGTGTGCGGCAAAGGTTACAAAAAGAATTCCACGCTGCAGCGGCACCAAAGCACTCACTGCACAGAGAAGCCGCTCAAGTGCTCTCTGTGCGACAAGCGCTTCGTGTCGTCGTCCGAGTTTGTCCAGCACCGCTGCGACCCGACGCGGGAGAAGCCGCTGAAGTGCCCCGACTGCGAGAAGCGCTTCAGGtactcctcagagctgcagcggCACCGCCGCGTCCACACGGGCGAGAAGCCGTTCAAATGCGCCAACTGTGACAAGAGCTTCAAGCAGCGGGAGCACCTGGCCAAGCACCAGAGCGTGCATTCACGGGAGACGCAGTTTAAATGCGTGTGGTGTGGCGAGCGCTTTGTCGACCTCACGGCGCTGCAGGAGCACACGGTGCAGCACACAGCGGAGAACGAGAACTTCCCCGAAGCGCCGTGCATCCAATGA